The Oceanispirochaeta sp. M1 genome includes a window with the following:
- a CDS encoding ABC transporter permease yields MKLFKLSFMNLFRYHKRTFITASALAYGILMFIFIDSFMAGSSEESFRNYRIHDTGDGQVLAAGWWEHRDDLSLDYVIEDRAIVETALKETEVFTPHLDFTADFLFYKSDGFVEDGDLPVVVRAIDTETAPLVFQQYEDIVDGRMIESDENSVLLGSWFAEKLGATVGAPILLQVKTRYGSTDVIELEVTGIIHTGDSALNRKAIYIPLFIADEYLEMEGAITGYTVLAKDKVLESLSAGLDGSVRFLDYYELTYDFQSMAAMSDSFIVIIIALIFIIASVGVSNTMMMGIYERKYEVGMMRSLGMTDGEIMKSFILEAMGIGLIGLSIGIFLAIPLNIFLVNHGIDYGFMLKDFDVGYRTTGVLHGRWKASSFIYSALAGISISGIMAIIPARRILKKPISENLRMN; encoded by the coding sequence ATGAAACTGTTTAAACTTTCATTTATGAATCTGTTCCGATACCATAAGAGAACATTTATCACAGCCTCTGCCCTCGCCTACGGAATCCTCATGTTTATATTTATTGACTCCTTTATGGCCGGATCAAGTGAAGAGAGCTTCAGAAACTACCGGATTCATGACACTGGAGATGGACAGGTCCTTGCGGCAGGCTGGTGGGAACATAGAGATGATTTATCTCTGGATTATGTAATTGAAGACAGGGCAATAGTGGAAACTGCTCTTAAAGAGACAGAAGTCTTTACTCCACACCTGGACTTCACTGCAGACTTCCTTTTCTATAAATCAGACGGTTTTGTGGAAGATGGAGACCTGCCTGTAGTTGTACGGGCTATAGATACTGAAACAGCACCACTGGTATTTCAACAATATGAGGATATTGTAGATGGCAGAATGATAGAGAGTGATGAAAACAGCGTACTCCTGGGGAGCTGGTTTGCAGAGAAACTGGGAGCCACCGTGGGTGCTCCGATTCTGCTTCAGGTGAAAACAAGATACGGTTCCACCGATGTGATAGAGCTTGAAGTTACAGGAATCATCCATACCGGAGACTCCGCACTCAACAGAAAAGCCATCTATATTCCTCTTTTCATTGCCGACGAATATCTTGAAATGGAAGGTGCAATCACAGGATATACGGTACTTGCAAAGGATAAAGTACTGGAGTCTTTGTCAGCAGGTCTGGATGGGTCTGTCCGCTTTCTGGACTATTATGAACTCACCTATGACTTCCAGTCCATGGCTGCCATGTCCGACAGTTTTATAGTCATAATTATTGCTCTCATTTTCATCATTGCCTCGGTTGGGGTAAGCAATACTATGATGATGGGAATATATGAACGCAAGTATGAAGTGGGAATGATGAGATCCCTGGGGATGACGGATGGCGAGATTATGAAAAGCTTTATTCTGGAGGCCATGGGTATCGGGCTCATCGGCCTGAGTATCGGAATATTTCTTGCGATTCCTCTGAACATCTTTCTGGTAAACCACGGAATCGATTATGGATTTATGCTGAAGGATTTTGATGTGGGCTACAGAACGACAGGTGTTCTTCATGGAAGGTGGAAAGCCAGCTCTTTTATATATTCTGCTTTGGCCGGCATCAGTATTTCGGGGATCATGGCAATAATCCCTGCCAGACGAATTCTAAAAAAACCGATATCAGAGAATCTGAGGATGAATTAA
- a CDS encoding family 78 glycoside hydrolase catalytic domain: MLTIREITCEDTKNKLGCDENFPRFSWLINSDDRDMLQTSSHLQVSTKKEFSTTVMDTGMRESNQSVLNEYTGPPLQPFTRYYYRVQIIDNRGEESSWSDPGWFETGIMDSENWIASFISPEGEDKPGDSAGWYLEKEIEIDKEISSARIYATALGLYQLSVNGEEPGENVLAPGWTNYDKRLLYQSYDVSSLLKAGKNTLKGHLGCGWYKGELMGGRNFFGKRNALSVQMLIRFTDGDERWIITDKNWKSNPSPVLFSEIYHGEIYDARKEKGEDNTPFSSKGVIVLQQDKSIISAQDGPLIKRQEILKVKKIIRTPRRETVLDFGQNLTGWVRFRVRGKSGEKVILKHGEILDRKGNFYTKNLRRARQEIRYILKGGEEELYEPCFTFQGFRYVHIKSWPGEIRAEDFDAVVVHSEMEDTGSFCCSSELVNQLHHNILWSMKGNFLDIPSDCPQRNERLGWTGDAQAFVGTAVYLKNTSNFYRKWLRDLKSEQTEDGGIPDVIPDVLSRKGRGKLVDPINPFHSSAGWSDAAVICPQELYMSYGDKRFLEELYKTMSRWISYVRRHSEDGLIWKKGFQYGDWLALDRKRGNSSFGATPNNFVATAFYANSVQIAAETAEKLGFRKDAESYSSLHDHIINAFRERFLDSQGHLKVKTQTAQVLALQFNLVPNDLKAQITEDLVQLIKESGNHLTTGFLGTVYLTRILAKQKRNDIACRLLLREEYPSWLYPVKLGATTIWERWDGVKPDGKMQSKGMNSFNHYAYGAVGQYLYGTVAGITPTEPGYRKIQIKPHPGEGLSHSRADLKSPYGHISVEWKIKTTEMNLSVSIPPNTSARVYRPVGNSSYMETEGLLLGSGNYKWTYPYKEKS, encoded by the coding sequence ATGCTGACTATCCGGGAAATCACCTGTGAAGATACAAAGAATAAACTTGGATGTGATGAGAATTTTCCGCGGTTCAGCTGGCTCATAAATTCAGATGACAGAGATATGCTTCAGACATCCTCTCATCTTCAGGTCAGCACGAAAAAAGAGTTTTCCACGACGGTTATGGATACTGGAATGAGGGAGAGTAATCAGTCTGTTCTGAATGAATATACAGGTCCTCCTCTGCAGCCCTTCACCCGCTACTATTACAGAGTACAGATTATTGATAATCGCGGTGAGGAGAGCTCCTGGAGTGATCCCGGCTGGTTTGAGACAGGCATAATGGATTCTGAAAACTGGATAGCCTCTTTTATTTCTCCCGAAGGGGAAGACAAGCCCGGGGACTCAGCCGGATGGTATCTGGAAAAGGAGATAGAGATTGATAAAGAGATTTCCTCTGCCAGGATCTATGCTACTGCCTTAGGCCTGTACCAATTATCTGTCAATGGAGAGGAGCCAGGAGAAAATGTATTGGCTCCGGGATGGACAAATTACGACAAAAGGTTGCTCTACCAAAGCTATGATGTGAGCTCTTTGCTCAAAGCGGGTAAAAATACCCTTAAGGGCCATCTGGGATGCGGTTGGTACAAAGGGGAACTCATGGGAGGACGAAATTTCTTCGGAAAACGCAACGCCCTTTCTGTGCAGATGCTAATCCGCTTTACAGATGGTGATGAGCGCTGGATTATTACAGATAAAAACTGGAAATCCAATCCATCACCAGTCCTCTTCTCAGAGATTTATCACGGTGAAATATACGATGCCCGGAAGGAGAAAGGGGAAGATAATACTCCCTTCAGCTCTAAAGGAGTAATAGTTCTTCAGCAGGATAAGTCTATTATATCTGCCCAGGACGGGCCTTTAATCAAACGTCAGGAAATCCTGAAAGTAAAGAAAATCATCAGAACTCCCCGGAGAGAAACTGTACTGGATTTCGGTCAGAACCTGACAGGATGGGTTCGTTTCCGGGTCAGAGGGAAGAGCGGTGAGAAAGTGATCCTGAAGCATGGCGAGATCCTCGACAGAAAAGGAAATTTTTATACAAAAAATCTCCGTCGTGCAAGGCAAGAGATTCGATACATCCTCAAAGGAGGAGAAGAGGAACTCTATGAGCCCTGTTTTACTTTTCAGGGCTTCCGTTATGTCCATATAAAATCCTGGCCGGGAGAAATCAGGGCAGAAGATTTTGATGCCGTGGTGGTCCATTCAGAGATGGAAGACACAGGTTCATTCTGCTGTTCCAGTGAACTGGTCAATCAGCTCCATCACAATATCCTATGGAGCATGAAAGGCAATTTTCTCGATATACCCAGTGACTGTCCTCAGCGAAATGAAAGACTGGGCTGGACAGGAGATGCTCAGGCCTTTGTGGGTACAGCGGTGTATCTGAAAAATACTTCGAACTTTTACCGGAAATGGCTGCGGGACTTGAAATCAGAACAGACAGAGGATGGAGGTATTCCGGATGTGATTCCTGATGTCCTCTCCCGGAAGGGACGGGGCAAATTAGTAGATCCTATAAATCCTTTCCATTCTTCCGCCGGATGGTCCGATGCGGCTGTGATCTGTCCCCAGGAACTCTATATGAGCTATGGAGACAAGAGATTTCTTGAAGAACTGTATAAGACCATGAGTAGATGGATCAGCTATGTCCGCAGGCACAGTGAAGACGGGTTGATTTGGAAAAAGGGATTCCAGTATGGAGACTGGCTGGCATTGGATAGAAAAAGGGGGAACAGCAGTTTCGGAGCCACTCCCAATAATTTTGTCGCAACAGCTTTTTATGCCAATTCGGTGCAGATCGCAGCAGAAACAGCTGAGAAGCTGGGCTTCCGGAAAGACGCAGAATCCTACTCTTCTCTTCATGACCATATTATTAATGCCTTTAGAGAGAGATTCCTCGACTCACAGGGACATCTGAAAGTAAAAACTCAGACAGCCCAGGTTCTAGCTCTTCAATTCAATCTTGTTCCCAATGATCTGAAAGCTCAGATAACAGAAGATCTGGTTCAACTGATCAAAGAATCCGGGAATCATCTCACTACAGGATTCCTCGGAACTGTCTATCTGACCAGAATACTTGCTAAACAGAAGCGCAATGACATAGCCTGCCGTTTACTGCTGAGAGAGGAGTATCCCTCATGGCTCTACCCTGTAAAACTGGGTGCTACAACCATCTGGGAACGTTGGGACGGAGTGAAACCCGACGGAAAGATGCAGTCCAAAGGTATGAATTCCTTTAACCATTATGCCTATGGCGCCGTTGGACAGTATTTATACGGCACAGTGGCCGGGATCACTCCCACAGAGCCGGGGTACAGGAAGATTCAGATTAAACCACATCCTGGAGAAGGGCTCAGTCATAGTCGTGCAGATTTAAAGAGTCCCTATGGACATATTTCTGTTGAATGGAAGATAAAGACCACTGAGATGAATCTCAGTGTTTCAATTCCTCCCAACACATCCGCCCGTGTATACAGACCTGTCGGAAACAGCAGCTATATGGAGACAGAAGGGCTTCTTCTTGGATCGGGAAACTATAAATGGACATACCCCTATAAGGAGAAATCATAA
- a CDS encoding ABC transporter ATP-binding protein: MISIKNLSKTYLSGDIAVHALKNISLEIDKGAFLAVAGPSGSGKTTLLNCIGCIDQADEGLITIENDRVSEMDKNGRTLFRRQNLGFIFQSYNLIPVLSSYENIALALQLNSNDKKEIDKKTREILKEVGLEGMENRRPNRLSGGQQQRVAVARALVDNPKLILADEPTANLDSHTGEAILDLMKEMNNRHGITFIFSTHDQMVMDRADRLIQLHDGEIQSDRRT; the protein is encoded by the coding sequence ATGATAAGTATCAAAAACCTTTCAAAAACATACCTCAGCGGTGATATTGCCGTACATGCCCTGAAAAACATATCACTTGAAATTGACAAGGGCGCATTCCTTGCTGTTGCAGGGCCTTCGGGATCTGGAAAAACCACACTTCTGAACTGTATTGGCTGTATTGATCAGGCAGATGAAGGTCTGATTACCATAGAGAACGACCGGGTTTCTGAAATGGATAAGAATGGACGGACACTGTTCCGCCGTCAAAATCTGGGATTTATCTTTCAAAGCTACAACCTCATTCCCGTACTCAGTTCCTATGAGAATATTGCTCTGGCACTGCAGCTCAATTCAAACGACAAGAAAGAGATTGATAAGAAGACCAGAGAGATCCTGAAGGAAGTGGGACTTGAAGGAATGGAAAACCGGAGGCCCAACCGCCTGAGCGGTGGACAGCAGCAGAGAGTTGCCGTAGCCCGGGCCCTCGTGGACAATCCAAAACTGATTCTTGCAGATGAACCAACAGCAAATCTTGATTCCCATACAGGAGAAGCCATACTTGATCTTATGAAGGAGATGAATAATCGCCATGGAATAACCTTTATCTTCTCCACACATGATCAGATGGTAATGGACAGGGCCGACAGACTGATTCAGCTCCATGACGGAGAGATCCAAAGCGATAGGAGGACATGA
- a CDS encoding MFS transporter: MNLKNEKAIPMREKISFAGALGGQNLMYTFVNFFILIFYTDVMGISPLTAGTMFLVARIWDAFNDLIMGVLVDHTKSRWGKCRPYLIFMSFPIAVTTALMFLVPDLEYRGRVIYMWVTYIIWGMAYTSGDIALWTMAGRISSETKDRNILISWGRIAGTLGTAAAVLATVPLKNLLGGDDGGGYFGVAVIFCLLGFAAIFQGGILTRERSGNASREAGLKLSDSLKAIFTNGPLIIVLISLLLTVIPSLQMVMMMYFAKYNLQDEGLMTVIAGISLVTMAVGAGLVPWLTRYIPGKTLVIASGFILAILGTIMYFIGYSNILVFYVFAALWGLFNGFPDVIRTTMIANTVEWMEKKTGKRSDGTIFSTLTFIGKLTAGLGKFIAGLLLVYIGFKANEVQTPQVLDGLFQSMTIIPGIGSLLMVIPLFFYNIDEKTHKDLVAELSI, from the coding sequence GTGAATCTTAAAAATGAAAAAGCCATCCCCATGAGGGAAAAAATCTCTTTCGCAGGAGCCCTTGGCGGGCAGAACCTGATGTACACATTTGTGAATTTTTTTATCCTAATATTCTATACGGATGTGATGGGAATCTCTCCGCTAACTGCAGGAACTATGTTTCTGGTAGCCCGTATATGGGACGCATTTAACGATCTAATTATGGGTGTTCTGGTGGATCATACAAAAAGCCGCTGGGGCAAATGCCGTCCCTATCTGATATTTATGTCCTTTCCCATTGCAGTGACTACAGCCTTGATGTTCCTGGTTCCAGACCTGGAATACAGAGGACGTGTTATTTATATGTGGGTCACCTACATCATCTGGGGAATGGCCTATACCTCTGGGGATATTGCCCTTTGGACCATGGCAGGACGTATCAGTTCTGAGACAAAAGACCGGAACATCCTGATTTCCTGGGGACGAATAGCCGGAACACTGGGTACAGCAGCAGCCGTGCTGGCAACGGTGCCTCTGAAGAATCTCCTGGGTGGAGATGACGGTGGTGGATACTTTGGGGTAGCAGTAATCTTCTGCCTCCTCGGCTTTGCGGCTATCTTTCAGGGGGGGATTCTGACAAGAGAAAGATCGGGAAATGCCTCAAGGGAGGCTGGACTGAAGCTGTCGGACAGCCTGAAGGCAATCTTTACCAATGGCCCCCTGATTATCGTGCTGATCTCCCTCCTGCTCACAGTTATTCCCAGCCTGCAGATGGTAATGATGATGTATTTTGCCAAATACAATCTACAGGATGAGGGGCTTATGACCGTTATTGCAGGGATAAGTCTTGTAACAATGGCCGTCGGCGCAGGCCTGGTCCCCTGGTTGACCCGATATATCCCTGGAAAAACACTGGTTATCGCCAGCGGTTTTATCCTGGCAATACTGGGAACCATTATGTATTTCATCGGCTACAGTAATATTCTTGTGTTTTATGTTTTTGCAGCCCTCTGGGGACTCTTTAATGGATTTCCCGATGTGATCAGGACAACCATGATTGCCAACACCGTAGAGTGGATGGAGAAAAAAACCGGAAAACGGAGTGACGGAACAATCTTTTCCACTCTTACTTTTATCGGAAAACTCACCGCTGGACTGGGAAAATTTATAGCCGGACTGCTGCTCGTTTATATCGGCTTCAAGGCCAATGAAGTACAGACTCCCCAGGTTCTGGACGGATTATTCCAATCCATGACCATTATTCCCGGAATCGGTTCTCTTCTTATGGTCATCCCGCTGTTTTTCTACAATATAGACGAGAAGACTCACAAGGATCTGGTGGCAGAACTCAGTATATAA
- a CDS encoding aldose 1-epimerase family protein: MINLKNNKLKALIDPEGAELKSLKVNEREYLWQGDTASWNGQSPQLFPVIGTTIEGGWDYTGKTIIMDNHGFARKSLFSIVEQGDDSCLLRLRDSEKSLKEYPFPFILEIGYQLTESGLKVSYNVENPAAHEMLFSLGAHPGFNCPLTEGTAFEDYYLEFEKNESISRRWKKDYLTGESETILSDSNRIDLKHSLFDRGAIILSGLNSDSIILKSEKSSASVRMDFEGFPDFGIWTIAGKSAPYVCLEPWFGVDSTEGDSRDFEKKEGLIRLQGKEDFSCSYSLTLG; this comes from the coding sequence ATGATCAATTTGAAAAACAATAAGCTAAAAGCCCTTATTGATCCAGAGGGCGCCGAATTAAAGAGCCTGAAAGTCAATGAGAGGGAATACCTCTGGCAGGGGGATACTGCATCCTGGAATGGTCAGTCACCTCAGCTTTTTCCCGTTATAGGAACAACCATCGAAGGTGGATGGGATTATACGGGAAAAACCATAATCATGGATAATCACGGCTTTGCCCGAAAAAGTCTGTTTTCTATAGTAGAGCAGGGGGATGACAGTTGTCTTCTCAGGCTCAGGGATTCTGAAAAGAGCCTGAAAGAGTATCCATTTCCTTTTATTCTGGAGATAGGATATCAGCTGACAGAGAGTGGTCTCAAAGTTTCATACAATGTTGAGAATCCGGCTGCCCATGAGATGCTTTTTTCTCTGGGTGCTCATCCCGGATTCAACTGCCCACTCACTGAAGGAACTGCTTTTGAAGATTATTATCTTGAGTTTGAGAAGAATGAGAGTATCAGCCGCCGCTGGAAGAAAGACTATCTGACCGGTGAGTCTGAAACGATCCTTTCAGACAGTAATAGAATCGATCTGAAACACAGCCTTTTTGACAGAGGCGCAATCATTTTATCGGGTCTGAATTCTGATTCCATTATTCTGAAATCTGAGAAAAGCTCTGCCTCTGTCCGTATGGACTTTGAAGGATTTCCGGATTTTGGTATCTGGACCATAGCCGGTAAGAGTGCCCCCTATGTCTGTCTCGAACCCTGGTTCGGCGTGGATTCTACAGAGGGTGACAGCAGGGATTTTGAAAAGAAAGAAGGTCTGATCAGACTGCAGGGGAAAGAAGATTTTTCCTGTTCCTACAGCCTGACCTTAGGCTGA
- a CDS encoding ABC transporter permease: MNLLPIAIRNVKRSGQRSILSGFAIALSTLLCIFMVCFIMGVVDDYDFMLLNYSTGMVQVRDSRFYEYDYLNPVQYFVPNEAEVRAEALKTTGAVQAVSRIHIPGKLYFNDNEKNGYGLAVDFNNEVMDFDGMLKEGRYPTAAEREMAIGAKLSEKYGLKIGDKITVLTATANRGSNAMTFLVTGIIAFPNTVMTEWFLIPFDRGQKLTGMTEGASEVLLYLEDRKMAETAAADWESRLPEILEAKAYSDLNLMFNYMRLGKFIYFMMAGFFVLLGCTVIINTMMMLVYERVREIGILSAMGFTPREVARLFFLEALFISIISAVIGMTIGAWLVYKTGQIGIDIGNMEFFDNVDLDYPMVFRPVLSIRAIVIAAFMAIGITSAVAYIPARKAAKMEPVDALNA, encoded by the coding sequence ATGAACTTATTACCAATAGCAATAAGAAATGTAAAACGGAGCGGTCAGAGAAGTATTCTTTCGGGTTTTGCCATAGCCCTCTCCACCCTGCTCTGTATCTTTATGGTCTGTTTTATCATGGGTGTAGTGGATGACTATGATTTCATGCTGCTCAACTATTCAACAGGTATGGTTCAAGTCAGAGACAGCCGTTTTTATGAATATGACTATTTGAATCCCGTACAGTATTTTGTTCCCAATGAAGCCGAGGTCAGAGCCGAAGCCTTGAAAACAACAGGGGCGGTTCAGGCAGTATCAAGGATACATATACCGGGAAAACTCTATTTCAATGATAATGAGAAAAACGGTTACGGACTTGCAGTCGATTTTAATAACGAGGTTATGGACTTTGATGGGATGCTGAAGGAAGGTCGATACCCTACAGCTGCTGAGAGGGAGATGGCCATAGGAGCTAAACTTTCAGAAAAATACGGGCTGAAAATCGGAGACAAGATTACCGTCCTCACTGCTACGGCGAATAGAGGCAGCAATGCCATGACCTTTCTGGTTACCGGCATCATAGCCTTTCCCAATACAGTGATGACAGAGTGGTTCCTGATTCCCTTTGACAGGGGGCAGAAACTCACCGGAATGACAGAGGGAGCATCGGAGGTTCTTCTTTATCTTGAGGATAGAAAGATGGCTGAGACCGCAGCTGCAGACTGGGAATCCCGGCTGCCTGAAATACTTGAGGCCAAAGCCTATTCGGATCTGAACCTGATGTTCAACTATATGCGTCTGGGAAAATTCATCTACTTTATGATGGCGGGATTCTTTGTTCTCCTGGGTTGTACGGTTATCATAAACACCATGATGATGCTGGTTTATGAGAGAGTCCGGGAGATCGGGATTCTCAGCGCAATGGGTTTTACACCCAGAGAAGTTGCCAGACTCTTTTTTCTTGAAGCTCTGTTCATAAGCATCATCTCTGCAGTGATAGGAATGACAATCGGAGCCTGGCTTGTCTATAAAACAGGGCAGATAGGAATTGATATAGGTAATATGGAGTTTTTTGATAATGTTGACCTGGATTACCCAATGGTCTTTAGACCTGTACTCAGTATCAGGGCAATAGTGATAGCCGCCTTTATGGCAATCGGAATAACATCGGCAGTAGCCTATATTCCTGCAAGAAAGGCGGCAAAGATGGAGCCTGTAGACGCTCTGAATGCCTGA